The following are from one region of the Takifugu rubripes chromosome 16, fTakRub1.2, whole genome shotgun sequence genome:
- the LOC101076453 gene encoding trace amine-associated receptor 1-like yields MEPRLMVNNTSTVNEIHPCYISHDVTYTFTHIPSLKCVILYIFLGSLSVVTVCGNALVIISIIYFKQLHVPTNYLILSLAVADLLVGVLVFPSSMAFTVTSCWYHEDLFCKIRGSFDVTLSTASILNLCCISIDRYYAVCHPLAYKSKINNRIISIMILVSWGVAALIGIGIIVAGFNQGKCEGSCLIDTLISTTLACVFSFYIPVIIMLSIYLKIYLVAQRQAKTIQRTNCRNTKPEAIVSKIERKATKTLATVMGVFLLCWTPYFLCIIFQPLTYKVTPISVIEALNWLTLSNSMLNPFIYAFFYSWFRCAFKIIISGKIFHSEFVNFKLI; encoded by the coding sequence ATGGAACCAAGACTGATGGTCAACAACACCTCCACTGTTAATGAAATTCATCCCTGCTATATATCACATGATGTAACTTACACATTTACGCATATTCCTTCATTGAAATGtgtaatattatatatttttcttgGTTCATTGTCTGTTGTGACAGTGTGTGGAAATGCTCTGGTAATAATCTCAATCATTTACTTCAAACAGCTCCACGTCCCCACTAACTATCTGATCCTGTCCCTGGCTGTGGCCGACCTGCTCGTAGGAGTATTAGTTTTTCCTTCCAGCATGGCATTCACTGTAACCTCCTGCTGGTACCATGAAGATTTATTCTGTAAAATAAGAGGAAGCTTTGATGTTACACTTAGCACAGCATCTATTTTAAACTTATGCTGCATCTCAATTGACAGATACTATGCTGTCTGTCATCCTCTTGCTtacaaaagtaaaataaataatcgTATTATTAGCATTATGATCTTGGTGAGTTGGGGGGTTGCTGCATTAATTGGAATTGGCATCATTGTTGCTGGATTTAATCAAGGAAAATGCGAAGGAAGTTGTTTAATTGACACATTAATATCAACCACATTGGCTTGTGTTTTCTCCTTTTACATCCCGGTCATTATAATGCTTAGCATCTATCTTAAGATCTACCTTGTTGCTCAAAGACAAGCAAAGACCATTCAGAGAACAAACTGTCGGAACACAAAGCCTGAAGCAATTGTTAGTAAGATAGAGAGAAAAGCCACCAAAACACTGGCTACAGTTATGGGCGTCTTTCTCTTGTGTTGGACTCCGTATTTCCTTTGTATCATTTTTCAACCATTAACATACAAAGTAACGCCAATCTCTGTGATTGAAGCACTCAACTGGCTCACTTTGTCCAATTCAATGCTAAACCCTTTCATTTATGCTTTCTTTTATAGCTGGTTCAGGtgtgcatttaaaataattatttctgGGAAAATTTTTCACAGTGAATTTGTAAATTTCAAACTAATTTGA